In Deltaproteobacteria bacterium, a single genomic region encodes these proteins:
- a CDS encoding ammonium transporter, producing MIGALYWEGLSLAEEKPAAEVADKAQQAAPAQAAPTAPAAAPAPAPAPKPDPSGANTGGAADVVGASAGAPTADDLKKLATNEPLAAKLADVVGHNRIAINMVWTLICGFLVMFMQAGFAMAETGFTQAKNAGHTMAMNFMVYVIGMLGYWVMGFALQMGGVGGVATLGGAATLNNEFTISLFGKDFGLFGTNGFFLSGVTYDAVIFSVFLFQMVFMDTTATIPTGAMAERWTFKSFIIYGFFISALIYPLFANWVWGGGWLSQLGKNFGLGHGHLDFAGSSVVHMTGGMAALAGAIVLGPRIGKFKADGTPNAMPGHHIPMAIVGVFILAFGWFGFNAGSTLAGGDLRIGVIAVNTMLAGSAAAFSSMLYMWLRFGKPDISMSANGLLAGLVAITAPCAFVNSVSAVIIGLVAGLIVCWSVFFIERTLKVDDPVGAISVHGANGAWGVLALGLFADGTYGDGLNGVPGAVKGLFYGDATQFGAQIVGTLTNMIFVFVAMFVFFKILDKIIPLRVPADQEMEGLDQHEVAVTAYPDFNIRKVHR from the coding sequence ATGATCGGGGCCTTATATTGGGAAGGGCTCAGCCTGGCTGAGGAAAAACCGGCCGCGGAGGTAGCCGATAAAGCTCAACAGGCCGCCCCGGCTCAAGCTGCTCCGACGGCTCCGGCGGCTGCTCCGGCACCGGCCCCTGCACCCAAGCCGGACCCATCCGGTGCAAATACCGGGGGGGCGGCTGATGTGGTCGGCGCTTCAGCGGGTGCACCGACGGCAGACGACCTGAAAAAACTGGCCACCAACGAACCCCTGGCCGCAAAATTAGCCGATGTGGTCGGTCATAACCGGATCGCCATTAATATGGTCTGGACCCTGATCTGCGGCTTTCTGGTCATGTTTATGCAGGCCGGATTTGCCATGGCTGAAACCGGTTTTACCCAGGCCAAAAATGCCGGTCACACCATGGCTATGAACTTCATGGTCTATGTTATCGGGATGCTCGGTTACTGGGTTATGGGTTTTGCCCTGCAAATGGGCGGGGTCGGCGGTGTGGCCACCCTGGGGGGTGCGGCCACTTTAAATAATGAGTTTACGATCAGTCTGTTTGGAAAAGATTTCGGATTGTTCGGGACCAATGGTTTTTTCCTTTCCGGAGTAACCTATGATGCGGTCATTTTTTCCGTCTTTCTTTTCCAGATGGTCTTTATGGACACGACGGCCACGATTCCTACCGGGGCCATGGCCGAACGTTGGACCTTCAAGTCCTTTATCATCTATGGATTTTTTATCTCGGCCCTGATTTATCCCCTCTTTGCCAACTGGGTCTGGGGCGGTGGCTGGTTGTCCCAATTGGGGAAAAATTTCGGACTGGGGCACGGGCACTTGGATTTTGCCGGATCATCGGTGGTCCATATGACCGGAGGCATGGCCGCCCTGGCCGGGGCCATAGTCCTTGGGCCGAGAATCGGAAAATTCAAGGCTGATGGAACCCCTAATGCCATGCCGGGCCACCATATCCCCATGGCCATAGTCGGTGTCTTTATCCTGGCGTTCGGCTGGTTCGGATTTAATGCCGGCTCAACCTTGGCCGGCGGGGACTTGCGCATCGGGGTTATCGCCGTCAATACCATGCTGGCTGGCTCTGCGGCTGCCTTTTCTTCTATGTTGTATATGTGGTTGCGGTTTGGAAAACCCGACATCTCCATGTCGGCCAACGGTTTGCTGGCCGGCCTGGTGGCTATCACGGCACCCTGTGCCTTTGTCAACTCCGTATCGGCCGTAATCATCGGGTTGGTAGCGGGCCTGATAGTCTGCTGGAGTGTGTTTTTCATAGAACGGACCTTGAAAGTGGATGATCCCGTGGGGGCCATATCCGTCCATGGCGCCAATGGGGCCTGGGGGGTCTTGGCCCTGGGGCTCTTTGCCGACGGCACCTATGGGGATGGCTTGAATGGGGTGCCCGGTGCGGTAAAAGGACTTTTTTACGGGGATGCCACCCAGTTCGGTGCCCAGATCGTCGGGACCCTGACCAATATGATTTTTGTCTTTGTCGCCATGTTTGTCTTTTTTAAGATACTGGACAAGATCATCCCCCTGAGAGTACCGGCCGATCAGGAAATGGAGGGATTGGATCAACATGAAGTGGCGGTTACCGCTTATCCGGATTTTAATATCCGTAAGGTTCATCGTTAG